From the genome of Gemmatimonas phototrophica, one region includes:
- a CDS encoding LVIVD repeat-containing protein: MHAFRSRAFPLLALATATFAACAPARKPDTAPSPATDPRNALKAGLFDAGEAVSNMRVLARAQSPKGFLGETNSDLAFTGNYVIQGNYNGPVVWDISNPSSPQLVVAYECPASQNDVSVYKNLMFMSAEALNGRIDCKPGGNSQAVSKERLRGVRVFDISNIREPKLVANVQTCRGSHTHTVLEDPKDKENVYIYVSGSSGIRPAGELPECSNAASSDPNSSRLRIEIIKVPLADPSKAAVVNRANIFAGLQSPAGHGESPADKAEIAAAKAKGAFTAFIPIMSQEIVLPPQMTKPIIDSIMKARGATAPNAADSAAARPVVDGVVKRMLAAQGADKAPPARAANAPISEGTQCHDITVYPALGLAGGACEGHGLLLDISNPVNPTRLDAVADSNFAYWHSATFNNDGTQILFSDEWGGGGAPKCRPLDKPEWGANAIFEIVNKKMVFKSYYKIPTYQTSNENCVAHNGSLIPIPGRDVMVQAWYQGGISVFDWTDAANPKEIASFDRGPVDGTRMEMGGSWSVYWYNGHIVSSEIARGMDVAELTPSEFISQNEIDAAKTVKWDQLNAQGQPKISWPPSFALAKAFTDQLERKQCASGVVGTLRSQIAAAEKASGAARNTALQAAVSAAEGARGCDGKKTDLLKKALQDLQAPAM, from the coding sequence ATGCACGCTTTCCGATCGCGCGCGTTCCCGTTGCTGGCGTTGGCAACGGCCACGTTTGCCGCTTGCGCTCCTGCCCGCAAACCCGATACGGCCCCGTCACCGGCCACCGATCCTCGCAACGCGCTCAAGGCCGGTCTGTTTGATGCTGGTGAAGCGGTGTCGAACATGCGGGTGTTGGCCCGCGCGCAGTCGCCCAAGGGTTTTCTTGGCGAGACGAACTCCGACCTCGCGTTCACGGGCAACTACGTCATTCAGGGCAACTACAACGGCCCGGTCGTGTGGGACATCAGCAACCCGTCCAGCCCGCAGCTGGTGGTGGCTTACGAGTGCCCGGCGTCGCAGAACGACGTGTCGGTGTACAAGAATCTGATGTTCATGTCGGCGGAAGCGCTCAACGGGCGTATCGACTGCAAGCCAGGGGGCAACTCCCAGGCGGTGAGCAAGGAGCGCCTGCGCGGCGTGCGTGTCTTCGATATCAGCAATATCCGTGAGCCCAAGCTCGTGGCCAATGTGCAGACCTGCCGTGGGTCGCATACGCACACGGTGCTGGAAGATCCGAAGGACAAGGAGAACGTGTACATCTATGTCTCCGGCTCCTCGGGCATTCGTCCGGCGGGAGAATTGCCCGAGTGCAGCAACGCGGCCAGCAGTGATCCCAATTCGTCGCGTCTGCGCATCGAGATCATCAAGGTGCCGCTCGCTGATCCGAGCAAGGCGGCGGTGGTGAACCGCGCGAACATCTTCGCTGGGCTGCAATCGCCCGCCGGGCATGGCGAATCGCCGGCCGACAAGGCGGAAATTGCCGCGGCCAAGGCGAAGGGCGCGTTTACGGCGTTCATCCCCATCATGTCGCAGGAAATCGTGTTGCCGCCGCAAATGACCAAGCCGATCATTGACAGCATCATGAAGGCGCGTGGTGCCACGGCGCCCAACGCGGCTGACTCGGCGGCGGCGCGTCCGGTCGTGGACGGTGTGGTCAAACGCATGCTGGCCGCGCAGGGTGCCGATAAAGCACCGCCGGCGCGTGCGGCGAATGCCCCGATCAGCGAAGGAACGCAGTGTCACGACATCACGGTGTATCCGGCGCTTGGTCTGGCGGGTGGTGCCTGTGAAGGACACGGCCTGCTGCTCGATATCAGCAACCCCGTGAATCCCACGCGTCTTGATGCCGTGGCCGACTCGAACTTTGCCTACTGGCACTCGGCCACGTTCAACAATGACGGCACGCAGATTCTGTTCAGCGACGAATGGGGCGGCGGTGGCGCTCCGAAGTGCCGTCCGCTCGACAAGCCGGAATGGGGAGCGAACGCCATCTTCGAGATCGTGAACAAGAAGATGGTGTTCAAGAGCTACTACAAGATTCCCACGTACCAGACGTCGAACGAAAACTGCGTGGCGCACAACGGCTCGCTCATCCCGATTCCGGGGCGCGACGTGATGGTGCAGGCGTGGTATCAGGGCGGCATCTCGGTGTTTGATTGGACGGACGCGGCCAACCCGAAGGAAATCGCCAGCTTTGACCGCGGCCCGGTTGACGGTACGCGCATGGAGATGGGCGGCTCGTGGTCGGTGTACTGGTACAACGGCCACATCGTCAGCTCGGAAATCGCGCGTGGCATGGACGTGGCCGAACTTACGCCCAGCGAGTTCATCTCCCAGAACGAAATCGATGCGGCGAAGACGGTGAAGTGGGACCAGCTCAACGCACAGGGACAGCCGAAGATTTCGTGGCCGCCCAGCTTTGCGCTGGCCAAGGCGTTCACCGATCAGCTGGAGCGCAAGCAGTGCGCGTCGGGCGTGGTGGGTACGCTGCGCTCGCAGATTGCCGCGGCCGAAAAGGCGAGTGGCGCGGCCCGTAACACGGCCTTGCAGGCAGCGGTGAGCGCGGCCGAAGGTGCCCGTGGCTGTGATGGCAAGAAGACGGATCTGCTCAAGAAGGCGTTGCAGGATTTGCAGGCGCCGGCCATGTAA
- a CDS encoding amidohydrolase family protein, protein MTQNISRRAFMRGAAAASLVPVLGTAGLVGAQPPSPEGARLARRLKTRDFVVEASYGLLWRNGRPEVVPDVFVRVRGNDIVEVGTGRARGTMERINAEGQLLLPGFISGHTHAASGSPTRGLIESGRSYQRPIELVEQLPEDQLDALTAYNIAELVRSGCTSHVEMSLSLRQAQSYVRVARQWHVRGFPGGMVPGTARLFPIWRRSNDAILAESVSATLAEIDANRVYALSIRGAEDGLIMPMMTPHAADTHTPETMRAVVAAARELGTGIHTHLAQGSGEVRTVQRAHGVSPAQWLATLGAFDGPFFGAHMTAATADDWSLLQQRGGVYVHCPSGGGAGNSSGSQPYPEALAAGAATNVGIDTHSNDYVENLKLAVICGRARARLVNQLSGTKLPLPSVMQAVAGATHGAADGLRRPDLGRIAVGAKADLCTIEVGGLLVGSGAAGPEPLHNLLYANGHSVRHVFTQGYAQVLHGQLVVADEQQLLRDGGKVVQTIWAQLRAEGWFS, encoded by the coding sequence ATGACACAGAACATCTCGCGACGTGCATTCATGCGTGGGGCTGCCGCCGCCTCGTTGGTGCCGGTGCTGGGCACGGCAGGGTTGGTAGGGGCGCAGCCCCCGTCTCCCGAGGGTGCCCGCCTTGCGCGTCGCTTGAAGACGCGAGACTTCGTGGTGGAGGCGTCGTACGGGTTGCTGTGGCGTAATGGTCGCCCTGAGGTGGTGCCCGATGTCTTTGTGCGGGTACGTGGCAATGACATTGTGGAGGTGGGTACCGGCCGCGCGCGGGGTACGATGGAGCGCATCAATGCGGAGGGGCAGCTGCTGTTGCCGGGGTTCATTTCGGGGCACACGCATGCGGCGTCGGGAAGTCCCACGCGCGGGCTTATTGAAAGCGGGCGTTCCTATCAGCGCCCCATTGAGCTGGTGGAGCAGCTCCCCGAGGACCAATTGGATGCACTCACGGCGTACAACATCGCCGAGCTGGTACGCTCTGGCTGTACGAGTCATGTGGAGATGAGCCTCAGCCTGCGTCAGGCCCAGAGCTACGTGCGCGTGGCGCGCCAATGGCATGTGCGCGGCTTTCCGGGGGGCATGGTACCGGGGACGGCGCGTCTGTTTCCCATCTGGCGTCGCAGTAACGACGCGATCCTTGCCGAAAGCGTCTCGGCAACGCTGGCCGAGATTGATGCGAATCGTGTGTATGCCCTGAGCATTCGTGGTGCGGAGGACGGCCTCATCATGCCCATGATGACGCCGCACGCGGCGGATACACACACGCCGGAAACGATGCGAGCGGTTGTTGCCGCCGCCAGGGAACTCGGGACGGGCATTCACACCCATCTGGCGCAGGGCAGTGGTGAGGTGCGTACGGTGCAACGGGCGCATGGCGTCTCGCCCGCACAGTGGTTAGCGACGCTGGGCGCGTTTGATGGGCCGTTTTTTGGGGCCCACATGACCGCGGCCACGGCCGACGACTGGTCGCTGCTGCAGCAGCGTGGCGGTGTGTACGTACACTGTCCGTCGGGTGGCGGCGCCGGCAATTCAAGCGGATCGCAGCCGTATCCGGAAGCGCTGGCGGCCGGTGCCGCGACGAACGTGGGCATTGATACGCACTCCAATGACTACGTGGAGAACCTCAAGCTGGCCGTGATTTGCGGGCGTGCGCGGGCGCGGCTGGTGAACCAGCTCTCGGGCACAAAGCTCCCTCTGCCGAGCGTCATGCAAGCGGTGGCGGGCGCCACGCATGGCGCGGCCGATGGTTTGCGCCGACCCGATCTCGGGCGCATTGCCGTGGGGGCCAAGGCCGATCTCTGCACCATCGAGGTAGGCGGTCTGCTGGTGGGCAGTGGCGCTGCGGGTCCCGAACCACTGCACAATCTGCTGTACGCGAATGGGCACAGCGTGCGCCATGTCTTCACGCAGGGCTATGCGCAGGTGCTGCACGGGCAGTTGGTGGTGGCCGATGAGCAGCAGTTGCTGCGTGACGGGGGCAAGGTGGTCCAAACGATTTGGGCGCAATTGCGCGCCGAAGGCTGGTTTTCCTGA
- a CDS encoding alpha/beta hydrolase, translating to MNASPQDDIRLRTRPTARTARYAVLGTEPAEAQRVWFVLHGYGQLAPRFLRHFAGAVPPDTCIIAPEGLSRFYVDMPRTDGAHLQRVGATWMTREAREDDIADTLRWLDLLSAETLAATGNVPVGVLAFSQGVATATRWLAHGGLAPDAFVAWAGGVAHDVDDQRMRDVLHNTAVTLVAGTDDGFVSPETRAAMLATLQQWQPAAQTVAFAGGHHLDRVVLADQLAALTARRLRASE from the coding sequence ATGAACGCATCTCCGCAAGACGACATCCGCCTCCGCACGCGGCCGACGGCGCGTACGGCCCGCTATGCGGTATTGGGAACCGAACCTGCCGAGGCACAACGCGTGTGGTTTGTGCTGCACGGCTATGGTCAGCTTGCGCCCCGGTTTCTGCGACATTTCGCGGGCGCTGTACCCCCCGATACATGCATCATTGCGCCCGAAGGGCTCTCGCGCTTCTACGTGGACATGCCTCGGACCGACGGGGCTCACCTGCAACGGGTCGGCGCCACGTGGATGACCCGGGAAGCCCGTGAGGATGACATTGCGGATACCCTGCGGTGGCTGGATCTGCTCTCCGCCGAGACCTTGGCCGCCACGGGGAACGTGCCGGTGGGAGTGTTGGCCTTTTCGCAGGGGGTGGCGACGGCAACCCGCTGGCTGGCCCACGGCGGGCTGGCGCCCGATGCGTTCGTGGCCTGGGCTGGTGGGGTGGCGCACGACGTAGACGATCAGCGCATGCGTGATGTGCTGCACAACACGGCGGTCACGCTGGTGGCCGGAACAGACGATGGTTTCGTTTCGCCGGAAACGCGGGCGGCCATGCTGGCGACACTGCAGCAATGGCAACCTGCCGCGCAAACGGTGGCGTTTGCCGGTGGCCACCACCTTGATCGGGTCGTGCTCGCCGATCAGTTGGCTGCACTTACGGCTCGCCGCCTCCGCGCAAGCGAGTAA
- a CDS encoding proline iminopeptidase-family hydrolase produces MERLLIGFGLAIAVGACAPASDAARTDSLPSVATDTVVSEEGMIEVPGGKVWYRKLGNGPGIPLLALHGGPGGTSCRFEVLAPLARERPIIFYDQLGSGRSDHPTDTSLWNVPRFVQEVDAVRKALKLDTLHLLGHSWGGALAAEYMIAAKPTGVVSVVFSSPLISTPRWIADADSLRAELPATIRAVLDAEEQKGTLDSPAYKAATDSFYARHVTRLPVPTEPRCAGVAGNDTIYQQMWGPTEFKSTGSLKTWTRAADMDDVLQPSLFIAGEFDEARPTTLEEFRRTMRNAQLVVIPGAAHAAMREKPTEYMAALRAFLAGVEGGAGK; encoded by the coding sequence ATGGAACGGCTTCTGATTGGCTTCGGCCTCGCTATCGCGGTGGGCGCTTGTGCCCCCGCCTCCGATGCAGCGCGCACTGATTCACTCCCCTCGGTTGCAACCGATACGGTGGTGTCGGAAGAGGGGATGATTGAGGTGCCGGGCGGCAAGGTGTGGTATCGCAAACTCGGGAACGGACCGGGCATTCCGCTGCTGGCGCTGCACGGTGGTCCGGGCGGTACCTCGTGTCGTTTTGAAGTGCTCGCCCCGTTGGCCAGGGAGCGGCCCATCATTTTCTACGACCAGCTGGGCTCGGGGCGTTCGGATCACCCCACCGACACCTCGCTCTGGAACGTCCCGCGCTTTGTGCAGGAGGTCGACGCGGTGCGCAAGGCACTCAAGCTCGATACGCTGCACCTGCTGGGGCATTCGTGGGGCGGGGCGCTGGCTGCGGAGTACATGATTGCGGCCAAGCCCACCGGCGTGGTGAGTGTGGTGTTCAGCAGCCCGCTCATCTCCACGCCGCGCTGGATTGCCGACGCCGATAGCCTGCGGGCGGAGTTGCCCGCAACGATTCGCGCTGTGCTGGACGCGGAAGAGCAGAAGGGGACGCTCGACTCCCCGGCGTACAAAGCCGCTACCGATTCGTTCTACGCGCGGCATGTGACGCGCTTGCCCGTCCCTACTGAACCGCGCTGTGCCGGGGTGGCAGGGAACGACACCATCTACCAGCAGATGTGGGGACCGACGGAGTTCAAGAGCACCGGGTCCCTGAAAACGTGGACACGCGCTGCCGACATGGATGACGTGCTGCAGCCGTCGTTGTTCATTGCCGGGGAGTTTGACGAAGCGCGTCCTACCACGTTGGAGGAGTTCCGCCGCACCATGCGCAATGCGCAGCTGGTCGTCATTCCTGGCGCGGCTCACGCGGCGATGCGCGAAAAGCCGACGGAGTACATGGCGGCGCTCCGCGCATTTCTCGCGGGCGTGGAAGGCGGGGCAGGGAAGTGA
- a CDS encoding NAD(P)/FAD-dependent oxidoreductase, with protein MPFRTAASTDQSLLDHAGVTDLRVHHSLTGTGTHLADPRPHVVIVGGGFAGLAAARTLADAPVRITLLDRTNHHLFQPLLYQVATAVLNPADISVPIRWLLRKQQNATVVMADVDRIDPADKTVSLDGGSVLLSFDFLLLAAGARHAYFGHPEWEQFAPGLKNIEDALEMRRRFLLSFEAAERASAVGERDALLTFVIVGGGPTGVELAGMIPEVTHHALKGEFRRIDPSKARVLLLEGGPRILPAFPEELSAQAQRDLEALGVEVRTNCVVTTVDADGVVAGGERIDAHTVFWGAGNQASPLAKQLGVPLDRAGRVSLNADLSVPGYEYIFCAGDVASTTTDDGKPVPAVAPAANQMGELVGRNIAHTVAGSSRETFRYFNKGDLATIGRHKAVAVIGGAKLRGLFAWLTWLFVHILYLVGMRNRLTVVVQWAYQYLTFQRGVRLITGTTVHRLLKASKAANDKRRAA; from the coding sequence ATGCCATTTCGTACCGCCGCCAGTACCGACCAGAGCCTTTTGGACCACGCCGGTGTCACCGATCTCCGCGTGCATCACTCGCTCACCGGCACGGGCACCCACCTCGCTGATCCACGTCCGCATGTCGTGATCGTGGGCGGAGGGTTTGCCGGACTCGCGGCGGCGCGAACGTTGGCCGATGCGCCGGTGCGTATCACGTTGCTGGATCGCACCAATCATCACCTTTTTCAGCCGCTGCTGTACCAGGTGGCCACGGCTGTGCTCAACCCGGCCGACATCAGCGTGCCAATCCGGTGGCTGCTGCGGAAGCAGCAGAACGCCACGGTGGTCATGGCCGATGTCGATCGCATTGACCCGGCCGACAAGACGGTGTCGCTCGATGGCGGCAGTGTCTTGCTGTCGTTCGACTTCTTGCTGCTGGCGGCCGGTGCGCGACATGCCTATTTCGGTCATCCGGAGTGGGAGCAGTTTGCGCCGGGGCTCAAGAACATTGAGGATGCGCTGGAGATGCGCCGCCGCTTTTTGTTGTCGTTCGAAGCGGCCGAGCGGGCCAGTGCGGTGGGAGAGCGCGACGCCCTGCTGACGTTTGTGATTGTTGGGGGTGGCCCCACCGGTGTAGAGCTCGCGGGGATGATCCCCGAAGTCACGCACCATGCGCTCAAGGGGGAATTCCGGCGCATCGACCCCAGCAAGGCGCGTGTGCTGTTGCTCGAAGGCGGTCCACGTATTCTGCCGGCGTTTCCGGAAGAGCTTTCGGCGCAGGCGCAGCGGGATCTGGAGGCCCTTGGTGTGGAAGTGCGCACCAACTGTGTCGTTACCACAGTAGACGCCGATGGTGTCGTGGCCGGTGGTGAGCGCATTGATGCGCACACGGTGTTCTGGGGCGCCGGCAATCAGGCTTCGCCGCTGGCCAAGCAACTTGGCGTGCCCCTCGATCGTGCCGGCCGCGTCTCGCTCAACGCCGATCTCAGCGTGCCGGGGTACGAGTACATCTTCTGTGCCGGCGACGTTGCCTCCACCACCACCGACGATGGCAAGCCGGTCCCCGCGGTGGCGCCAGCCGCCAATCAGATGGGAGAGTTGGTGGGGCGCAATATTGCCCATACGGTGGCAGGTTCGTCGCGCGAAACGTTCCGCTACTTCAACAAGGGTGACCTGGCGACCATTGGGCGGCACAAAGCCGTCGCCGTAATTGGCGGCGCCAAGCTTCGTGGCCTCTTTGCTTGGCTGACGTGGTTGTTTGTGCACATTTTGTATCTCGTAGGCATGCGCAATCGCCTCACGGTGGTGGTGCAGTGGGCGTATCAGTATCTCACATTCCAGCGCGGCGTTCGGCTCATTACCGGCACCACGGTGCACCGTTTGCTCAAGGCCAGCAAAGCGGCCAACGACAAGCGGCGCGCCGCCTGA
- a CDS encoding YccF domain-containing protein has translation MIFLINLLWFIFGGFFAWLGWMLAGALLALTVVGLPWAFAAFRIAPFAAWPFGRTLVDAREVGEERIVGTGIANVLWILFAGLWLAIAHITAGVGLCVTIIGIPFGLAHFKLAMVSWAPLGKRIRDA, from the coding sequence ATGATCTTCCTCATCAATCTGCTCTGGTTCATCTTCGGCGGCTTTTTCGCCTGGCTGGGATGGATGCTGGCCGGTGCGCTGCTTGCCCTCACGGTGGTTGGACTTCCGTGGGCCTTTGCCGCATTTCGTATCGCCCCCTTTGCGGCCTGGCCATTTGGTCGCACGCTGGTGGACGCGCGCGAGGTTGGGGAAGAGCGCATCGTGGGGACCGGTATTGCCAATGTCCTCTGGATTCTCTTCGCCGGACTGTGGCTGGCTATCGCCCACATCACCGCTGGCGTTGGGCTCTGCGTGACCATCATTGGTATTCCCTTCGGTCTTGCGCACTTCAAGCTGGCGATGGTCTCCTGGGCGCCGCTCGGCAAGCGTATTCGCGACGCGTAA
- a CDS encoding amino acid permease: MTLPSAAPKHKLGLIGATALVMGNIIGVGVYMLPASLAPFGWNTITGWGITLSGSLCLAWVFAVLARHLPHAGGATGILGMALGPAPAFVTAWGYWVSAAVSNAAICIGGVSYLGRLVPPLAQSPTLSAITGCAVLWLLTALNSRGLKASGATQVITTVVKLLPFVMVILVTMLLLFTNGMASIAPFDASTLTWTGATGAAALTLYSMLGLECAAMPADVVNNPERTVPRATMLGTILSGLLSLAVTGALVLLMPAAQLALSAAPLADFVTPTLGSAFGVVITVCVIIGAFGALNGWVLVVAELPAALADQQMLPPWWGVRNARGAATNSVVVSGVLASILIALSASPRLSNAYQFVLLLSTSTSLILYLLAPVGALVLARRGVVPRSAGLVIAAVGAIAFALSAYAGAGRDAVLWGLVLTAAGIPLYIVMARRRALT; encoded by the coding sequence ATGACGCTGCCATCTGCCGCACCGAAGCACAAGCTGGGCCTCATTGGCGCCACGGCTCTGGTCATGGGCAACATCATTGGCGTGGGCGTGTACATGCTCCCCGCCTCATTGGCACCGTTCGGCTGGAATACCATCACGGGCTGGGGGATAACACTCAGCGGGTCGCTGTGCCTGGCCTGGGTGTTCGCGGTGCTGGCGCGTCATCTGCCGCACGCGGGGGGCGCCACGGGAATTCTGGGAATGGCGCTGGGTCCCGCTCCCGCCTTTGTGACGGCGTGGGGGTACTGGGTCTCGGCGGCCGTTTCCAACGCGGCCATCTGCATTGGTGGTGTGAGCTATCTCGGGCGGCTGGTTCCACCGCTCGCGCAGTCGCCAACACTCTCGGCGATAACCGGGTGCGCCGTGCTGTGGTTGCTTACCGCACTCAACTCTCGCGGGCTCAAAGCATCCGGTGCCACGCAGGTGATCACCACGGTGGTGAAGCTGTTGCCGTTTGTGATGGTCATTCTGGTCACGATGCTGCTGTTGTTCACCAACGGGATGGCCTCCATTGCCCCGTTTGATGCGTCCACATTGACGTGGACAGGCGCCACCGGTGCGGCCGCCCTCACGCTGTACTCCATGTTGGGGCTGGAGTGTGCCGCCATGCCGGCGGATGTGGTCAACAATCCGGAACGGACGGTGCCGCGCGCCACGATGCTGGGGACCATTCTGAGTGGTTTGCTCAGTCTGGCTGTCACAGGGGCGCTGGTGCTGCTCATGCCGGCGGCACAGCTGGCGCTGTCGGCGGCTCCCTTGGCGGATTTCGTCACACCCACGCTTGGCAGCGCGTTCGGCGTGGTCATTACGGTGTGCGTCATCATCGGCGCCTTTGGCGCGTTGAACGGCTGGGTCCTGGTGGTGGCGGAACTCCCGGCCGCCCTGGCCGATCAGCAGATGCTGCCACCGTGGTGGGGCGTGCGTAATGCGCGCGGAGCGGCGACGAACTCGGTTGTGGTAAGTGGCGTATTGGCCAGTATCCTGATTGCGCTGAGCGCGAGCCCACGACTTTCGAACGCGTACCAGTTTGTTCTGCTGCTCTCCACCAGCACGTCGCTCATTCTGTATTTGCTGGCCCCGGTGGGCGCCCTGGTGCTGGCCCGTCGCGGTGTGGTGCCACGGTCGGCTGGACTGGTCATTGCGGCGGTGGGCGCCATTGCCTTTGCGCTCTCCGCGTACGCTGGCGCCGGCCGCGACGCCGTACTGTGGGGGCTCGTGCTCACCGCAGCCGGCATCCCGCTGTATATCGTGATGGCGCGCCGCCGCGCACTGACCTGA
- a CDS encoding dimethylarginine dimethylaminohydrolase family protein codes for MSRSSPTSFPALMPFIALTRAVSPSIVDCEITHIDRTPINVARADRQHLEYERALAALGCDIRHVEPAPQHPDAVFIEDTAVVLDEVAVITRPGADSRRGETAGVVAALQPFRPLVFIEGPGTVDGGDVLVVARRIYVGRTDRTNDDGIAQLAALTVPFGYTVIPVNVRGCLHLKTAVTALDDGTVLVNPQWVDAEALAPLDVVPVHANEPMGANVVRLDDALLYADSYPRTLELLRARGYRVVTVAADELAKAEGAVTCCSLLVRV; via the coding sequence ATGTCGCGTTCCTCACCCACCAGCTTTCCGGCCCTCATGCCCTTTATTGCGCTTACACGAGCGGTAAGCCCCAGCATCGTGGACTGCGAGATTACCCACATCGATCGCACGCCCATCAATGTGGCCCGCGCCGATCGTCAGCACCTGGAATACGAGCGGGCTTTGGCCGCACTTGGCTGCGACATCCGGCACGTTGAGCCTGCCCCGCAGCACCCCGATGCCGTGTTCATTGAGGATACCGCGGTGGTGCTGGACGAAGTCGCGGTCATCACCAGACCTGGTGCCGACAGTCGTCGCGGTGAAACGGCCGGCGTGGTGGCCGCGCTACAGCCGTTCCGGCCATTGGTGTTCATCGAGGGCCCCGGCACTGTCGATGGTGGCGATGTGCTGGTCGTGGCGCGCCGAATCTACGTTGGTCGTACCGACCGCACCAACGATGACGGCATTGCCCAGTTGGCCGCGCTTACCGTTCCATTCGGCTACACGGTGATCCCGGTGAACGTGCGCGGGTGTCTGCACCTCAAGACCGCCGTGACCGCGCTCGACGACGGCACGGTCCTCGTCAACCCGCAGTGGGTGGATGCCGAGGCACTGGCCCCTTTGGACGTCGTGCCCGTACACGCAAACGAACCCATGGGCGCCAATGTGGTGCGACTGGATGATGCCCTGCTCTACGCCGACAGCTATCCGCGCACGCTCGAGCTGTTGCGCGCGCGCGGATATCGCGTGGTGACGGTCGCCGCCGACGAACTGGCCAAGGCCGAAGGCGCCGTCACCTGTTGCTCGCTGCTGGTGCGCGTGTAG